A genomic region of Acidobacteriota bacterium contains the following coding sequences:
- a CDS encoding DNA methyltransferase, with protein sequence MKSSKASPHRCFALVDLTSDPHNANRGTDRGREALTRSLREYGAGRAVLIDRHGCVIAGNKTVEQAKALNIPLRVVRTDGRHLIAVQRDDLDLVTDPRARQLAIADNRVGELDLEWDVEMLKQLHAEGLDLSAFWTDDEFATLFAEPTTGLTDENAVVEPGPTDIVRGELFVLGRHRLLCGDSTSAGDVGRLLAGTTPVLMTTDPPYGVSYDPAWRHRVNPSQRTAVGRVMNDDRAEWTAAWQLFPGAIAYVWHAALKAPTVAADLEAAGFKIRSQIIWVKQHFALSRGDYHWGHEPAWYAVRGTGQWRGDRRQTTVWEVANLNPMGGTRSGDNAVTGHGTQKPVRLFEIPILNHTVAGDALYDPFCGSGTAIIAAEKLGRVCIAMEIDPTYVQATVTRWEAFTGQKAHRGVAHGPRVRRRTR encoded by the coding sequence ATGAAATCGTCGAAGGCATCTCCTCATCGTTGTTTCGCGCTCGTCGATCTCACATCCGACCCACACAACGCGAACCGCGGTACCGACCGCGGACGTGAGGCGCTCACGCGATCGCTTCGAGAGTACGGCGCCGGCCGGGCTGTCCTCATCGATCGGCACGGCTGCGTCATCGCCGGTAACAAGACGGTCGAACAAGCCAAGGCGTTGAACATCCCGCTCCGCGTCGTAAGAACGGACGGCCGGCATCTCATCGCAGTACAGCGTGACGATCTGGATCTCGTCACCGACCCGCGTGCGCGGCAGCTGGCGATTGCCGACAACCGGGTCGGCGAACTCGACCTCGAATGGGATGTCGAGATGCTGAAGCAGTTGCACGCCGAGGGCCTCGATCTGTCGGCATTCTGGACCGACGACGAATTCGCGACGCTGTTTGCTGAGCCGACGACAGGCCTCACTGATGAGAACGCCGTCGTCGAGCCCGGGCCAACGGACATCGTCCGCGGCGAGCTCTTCGTCCTCGGCCGCCACCGGCTGCTGTGCGGAGACTCGACTTCTGCTGGTGATGTCGGCCGCCTCCTCGCTGGCACGACACCGGTGCTGATGACGACGGACCCGCCGTACGGCGTCTCCTACGATCCGGCCTGGCGGCATCGAGTCAACCCGAGCCAGCGCACGGCGGTCGGCAGGGTGATGAACGATGACCGTGCCGAGTGGACGGCGGCGTGGCAGCTATTCCCGGGCGCGATCGCGTACGTGTGGCATGCGGCGCTCAAGGCGCCCACGGTCGCTGCCGACCTTGAAGCGGCGGGCTTCAAGATTCGCAGCCAGATCATCTGGGTGAAGCAGCACTTCGCGCTCAGTCGCGGCGACTACCACTGGGGCCATGAGCCCGCTTGGTACGCCGTCCGCGGTACCGGACAGTGGCGCGGCGATCGGCGGCAAACCACCGTCTGGGAAGTCGCCAACTTGAATCCGATGGGCGGCACGCGGTCAGGCGACAACGCGGTGACTGGCCATGGCACCCAGAAGCCGGTCCGGCTCTTCGAGATCCCGATTCTCAATCACACGGTCGCCGGCGACGCTCTTTACGACCCGTTCTGCGGCAGCGGCACGGCGATCATCGCCGCCGAAAAGCTCGGGCGCGTCTGCATCGCGATGGAAATCGATCCGACCTACGTCCAGGCCACAGTCACGCGCTGGGAGGCGTTCACCGGCCAGAAGGCGCACCGCGGTGTCGCCCACGGCCCGCGGGTGCGACGGAGGACACGATGA
- a CDS encoding Mov34/MPN/PAD-1 family protein, whose amino-acid sequence MWTWFKRLRREPEHTAATTFWVTTDVLNRTMEILRQSRDADGPHEGVAYWAGRRIGHECVITTCIAPATRTTYASFDTSAHTNARVVMYLTRAGLQLLGQVHSHPGRLVDHSDGDDERAIMPYHGFVSVVVPHFARRGMRPLSICGVHVFEGTRFRRLTDSEVEAEFRVIDQFADLRV is encoded by the coding sequence ATGTGGACTTGGTTCAAGCGCTTGAGACGCGAGCCGGAACACACGGCCGCGACGACGTTCTGGGTGACTACCGATGTCCTGAACCGGACGATGGAGATTCTGCGTCAAAGCCGTGATGCCGACGGGCCGCACGAAGGCGTCGCGTACTGGGCCGGCCGTCGTATCGGTCACGAGTGCGTCATCACCACCTGCATCGCGCCGGCGACTCGCACGACTTACGCCTCGTTCGACACGTCGGCGCATACAAACGCGAGGGTCGTTATGTACCTCACCCGCGCCGGACTTCAGCTTCTCGGTCAAGTCCACAGTCATCCTGGCAGACTTGTCGACCATTCTGACGGCGACGACGAGCGCGCGATCATGCCGTACCACGGTTTCGTTTCTGTCGTCGTACCTCACTTCGCGCGCCGGGGCATGCGTCCGTTAAGCATCTGCGGCGTCCACGTGTTCGAAGGCACGCGCTTCCGCAGACTGACCGACTCCGAAGTCGAGGCCGAATTCCGCGTGATCGATCAGTTTGCGGACCTGAGAGTATGA
- a CDS encoding helix-turn-helix domain-containing protein, protein MELAIQGWSQPQIATELGVSQAAVSKMLRRADERVLRDLVGAVERHKARHTVRLEHLYAEAIRAWERSKADTTRRRQRKSQPGAGGAANTVAEIVVEDQHGDPRYLEQGRKALLDLRKLWGLDAPQKVDLRATRDPYDDMSEEALREEIARHARLIGPAAPLTSDAATTDPVPIEGPTDAPVTSTPVSSPEKDTDHANDH, encoded by the coding sequence ATGGAACTGGCCATCCAGGGCTGGAGCCAGCCGCAGATCGCCACGGAGCTGGGCGTCAGCCAGGCCGCCGTCTCCAAGATGCTCCGTCGTGCGGACGAACGCGTGCTGCGTGACCTGGTCGGCGCGGTGGAGCGACATAAGGCGCGGCACACCGTCCGCCTCGAGCATCTGTACGCGGAAGCGATCCGCGCCTGGGAGCGCAGTAAGGCGGACACGACGCGGCGCCGACAACGAAAATCCCAGCCGGGCGCGGGCGGAGCCGCCAACACCGTCGCCGAGATCGTCGTCGAGGATCAGCACGGCGATCCCCGCTATCTCGAGCAAGGCCGGAAGGCGCTGCTGGATCTCCGCAAACTGTGGGGGCTGGATGCGCCGCAAAAGGTCGACCTGCGGGCGACCCGCGACCCGTACGACGACATGAGCGAGGAGGCCCTGCGCGAAGAAATCGCGCGGCACGCGCGCCTCATCGGTCCGGCCGCGCCGCTCACGAGCGATGCCGCGACGACCGATCCCGTCCCGATCGAAGGACCGACCGATGCACCCGTGACGTCTACACCTGTCAGCTCACCTGAAAAGGACACCGACCATGCCAACGACCACTGA
- a CDS encoding ThiF family adenylyltransferase: protein MSDFPASAEEFYALRDDRTNRCSGSRSYQRTSCAVCVSEATAATPAGQVMVLAAANLLSRWCRRVTIVLPPTSVHPLLRLGIADLGELILAQMRDADPFGDFVIKADGAIAVEIALGIGEDACFTSNAANVFINASGWHAAVSLERPFELPPTAGPNWLGAIAAACLGVGQAFKIALHMPAMHFVRNGVFDLFQLNWSHDNGHASWPPELHVGNVLMVGAGSVGSAAAYCMRFAGLAGSITIVDKDRVKVENLNRSAVFGRGTVGLTKADAVARFLASSALTPTPVDLWWHEFLKQRRRSSFDFDVWLPLANEGNVRLGMQHNVPPLMVHASTTANWGVNHGRHMPGRDDCLADRFPTEVSAESLTCATAEVVVLEAGVDAALPFASLFAGLLVAADLVRAQLSGYPQVPNFALFDWFGTMESIQAWDRKPRPGCICQDQGVAFHDQFNGRTRYRNLFRFE, encoded by the coding sequence ATGAGCGATTTCCCGGCATCCGCTGAGGAGTTCTACGCGCTGCGCGATGACCGCACGAACCGCTGCAGCGGCAGCCGCAGCTATCAGAGGACCTCATGTGCGGTGTGCGTATCCGAAGCCACTGCGGCAACACCCGCTGGACAGGTGATGGTCCTCGCCGCGGCCAATTTGCTTAGCCGCTGGTGCCGACGAGTCACGATCGTGCTGCCGCCGACGAGCGTCCACCCTTTGCTCCGCCTGGGCATCGCCGATCTCGGCGAGCTGATTCTTGCGCAAATGCGCGATGCTGATCCGTTCGGTGATTTCGTGATCAAGGCGGACGGCGCCATCGCCGTCGAGATTGCGCTTGGCATCGGCGAAGATGCGTGCTTCACATCGAACGCCGCCAACGTATTTATCAATGCATCGGGGTGGCATGCAGCGGTTTCCCTGGAGCGCCCATTCGAACTGCCGCCTACGGCCGGGCCCAATTGGCTGGGGGCGATCGCAGCCGCATGCCTTGGTGTCGGCCAGGCCTTCAAGATTGCCCTGCACATGCCGGCAATGCACTTCGTGCGCAACGGCGTGTTCGATCTATTCCAGCTCAATTGGTCGCACGACAACGGACACGCGTCCTGGCCGCCAGAACTTCACGTCGGGAATGTCCTCATGGTCGGAGCCGGCTCGGTGGGGTCGGCAGCCGCGTATTGCATGCGGTTCGCCGGCCTGGCGGGCTCGATCACCATCGTGGACAAGGATCGAGTCAAGGTGGAGAACCTCAATCGGTCGGCTGTGTTCGGTCGCGGCACCGTCGGGCTCACCAAGGCGGATGCCGTCGCCCGTTTCCTTGCCAGTTCGGCGCTCACCCCGACGCCGGTGGACCTTTGGTGGCACGAGTTCCTCAAGCAGCGCCGGAGATCGTCCTTCGACTTCGATGTCTGGCTGCCGCTGGCAAACGAGGGCAACGTGCGCCTTGGGATGCAGCACAACGTCCCGCCGCTCATGGTGCACGCGAGCACGACCGCGAATTGGGGCGTGAATCACGGACGCCACATGCCGGGACGGGATGACTGTTTGGCGGACCGCTTTCCTACGGAGGTCTCTGCGGAGAGCCTCACGTGTGCGACCGCAGAAGTCGTAGTGCTAGAAGCAGGTGTGGACGCCGCGTTGCCGTTCGCGTCGCTCTTCGCAGGGCTTCTTGTCGCCGCTGATCTCGTGAGGGCGCAGCTATCCGGTTATCCCCAAGTTCCGAATTTCGCCCTGTTCGATTGGTTCGGTACTATGGAATCCATTCAGGCGTGGGATCGCAAGCCGCGGCCGGGCTGCATTTGTCAAGACCAGGGAGTCGCTTTCCACGACCAGTTCAATGGCCGTACCAGATATCGCAACCTGTTTCGGTTCGAGTGA